The nucleotide sequence GAGGCGGAGCCCAGTGGGGACCCTTCGCCCTGCCCCGATCTGACGCAGGTTTCTCTGTCGACACTGCGTTCCCTACACTCGGGCACGCTGGCGCGGTGCGCGGCGAAGGTGGTGGACGAGTCGGATGATCACGAGGCGCTCATCTCGTTGTTCACTTCGGCGATCTGAGAATCTGATTGTGAGGGCCGATGCTGCCGGAGGACCGTGTGGTCGCTGTCCTCGATGGGCACCCCCAGCCGTCTCGGACGGCGCCGCCGCCGCTGGACTTGCGGCTTGTATCGCTCAGGGCACTTCGCAGTCTCCCGGCCGGCCAGCTCAGCGAGTGTGTGGCCAAGGTGTTGCACGAGACCGCCGCGAGTGAAGCGCCGGCATCCCTTTTCTCCTCTGCCATCTGAGGGCGGCCATGCAGGAGTGGCCCCTCACTGGTCTGAACCTGCAGCGGGTGCGCGGGTCCGGTTGGCGCGCAACGCCGATGAACCAGTTCGTTCTCAAGCTGGTCGGCCCCTGCAACCTCGCGTGTGACTACTGCTACGTGTACACCGGCGCCGACCTGAGTTGGCGTGAGCGACCGGTCACGATGTCGCGAGCGGTGCTCGAGGCGACGGCCCGCCGCATCGCCGAACATGCCCGGGAGCATGCGCTGAATGGGGTCTCCATCGTTCTTCACGGGGGGGAGCCCCTGATGGCGGGAGCCGCACTGCTGGCCGAGGCTGCGGTGATCATGCGTGAATCGGTGCCGACCAGCGTGACCGTCTCGATCTCCGTCCAGACCAATGGGGTCCTGCTCGACAACCGGATCCTCGACGTCTGCCGAGATCACAGCCTGCGGATCGGCATCAGCCTCGACGGCGACCAGGCGCATCACGATGCCCATCGCCGCTACCAGGACGGGCGGGGAAGCTACGAGCTGACCGTTGCCGGGCTGCGCCGGCTGCTGGCCCCGGCGTATCGCGACCTGTTCTCCGGTCTGCTCTGCACCATCAACCTGTCGAACGACCCGCTCGCGGTGTACGACTCACTGCTGCGATTCGACCCGCCCGTGATCGACTTTCTGCTGCCGCACGGTACCTGGTCATCACCGCCTCCCGGTCGGCAGGCCGATACGAAGACCCCTTATGCCGATTGGCTCATCACCATTTTCAACCGTTGGGCGGCCGCCCCCACCAGTGAGGTCGAGGTGCGCCTCTTCACCGAGATCATCAGAGTGATCCTGACCGGCACGAGCCGTTCGGACCAGGTCGGGCTGACGCCGGCCGCCTACCTGGTCATCGACACCGACGGCAGCATGCAACAGGTCGACATCTTGAAGGTGGCCTACCCCGGTGCTGCCGAGACCGGACTCACCGTCCTGGAGCACCCGATCGAAGCCGTCTTCGATCACCCCGCGATCGTGGCTCGTCAACTCGGCATCGACGGTCTGTCCGCCACCTGCCGAGCCTGCCGATTGGCGAGTACCTGCGGCGGGGGTCACTACACGCATCGCTACCGCCCGGGCACCGGGTTCCTCAACCCGTCGGTCTACTGCGCCGACCTCGAGGCCCTGTTCGATCACGTCGCGGCATCATTGACTTGACCGGGAGCATCAGGTGATCAGCTATCACGCCATCCGTGAACCGTGGATATCCCAGGTGCTGTCCGGAACGTCCGGCCCGCAGGCACTGGCAGAGCTGAGATCTGCGCAGTTCAGCCGTCACCTGGTGCTACTCCGAGGGCTCCTGGACGAGGTCGAGAAGTCGGCACCTGGTGATGGTGAACGCGGCCGACTGGAGCACAACTACGCAGCCCTGGCCGACCTCGACGCCCACCACCGCCAGCTCGTGGTGGACGCCGTGGGCTACCCCTACGTCGGCGCATGGGCCATGACCTGTCTGATGCTCCTGAACCAGCCCGGCACCGAAGCCCATCCGCTGTGGCCAGATCTGGCCCACCTCGGTTCCATCGCGGTCTCGGTGGCGCTGGCTGCCGGCGTCCCACTCGAGGTGACCGTGCCGATCCGCAACGGCCAGGTCATGATCCCCCGAACCGGAACCGTTCGCCTGGACGACCGGCCCGAGGCACGGCTCGCCACGGCTCGGGTAGCCGGCGATGGCGGCCTCACCGTGGCCGGCGATGACGCGTGCGTCCGGGTTCGACCGGCGGACGGCGCCACTGACGACTGGCGCCCTCTCCACCGTCTCCGGGCGTGCCACGATGGGCTCGACCTCGATGTCCTGCTGGACGACGCCGACCCCTACCGAAGCTGCCACGAGGTGGCCGTCGCCGAACCGCTCAGCGGCGCGGACGTCGCCCACTGGCAGGCCATGACAGCCTCCACCTGGCACCTACTCGTCGCGCGTCATCGGATGCGCGCCGAGGCGCTGGCGTACGGGTTGCGTGCCATCACCCCGTTGCTCAGCGGTCGCCACGACCTGGCCGCGAGCACCACCACGCGGTCCGCGTCCTGGGCCATCGCGCTCACCCCGCCGAATCGCGCGGATCGCTACGCCTGTGGGCTGATCCATGAATTCGAGCACTCCACCCTCAACGAACTTCAAGAGCTGGTGCCGCTGATCCGTCATGGTCAGGGCGAACGGTTCTATTCGCCCTGGCGCAACGACCCCCGCCCGGGGGTGGGGCTGCTCCACGGTGTCCACGCCTGGATCTCGGTCACCGAGTTCTGGCGCCGCGAGCTCACTCGGGATCCGGACAATCGGGGGCTGGCCTTCGACTGGGCGCGCAGCCGAGCACAGCTGCGTGTCGGAAGGGCATCCTTGGCGGCCACCGGGCTGTTGACCGATGCTGGTGAGGGACTTCTGACCGCGGCGCACTCGGTGGCCTCGGCCGACGTGGATCCGAACACGCCCGGACGGACGCTCGAATGCGCTGAGGACCTCGTGCTCGATCATGCGCTGCGGTGGCGTCTGACCAATGTCAGGGTCCCCTCGGAGATGGTCGCCTGCCTGGAGGAGGACTGGAGAGCAGGTCGATACCCGCGTGACGTGCCCACGATGTCGAGCTATCTACCTACACCCGAGATCGTCGGTGACGATCCGCGGCTTCAGTTGGCAGAGACCGTTATCACCCAGTCATCGGATGAAACCCAGGTTGACCCGGGTGACCCTCAGTGGCCGCTGATCAATGGTGACTACTCCCTTGCCGAGTCTGGCTTCCAGCAGCAGATCCTCTGCGGACAGGACGACATTCCATCGTGGACCGGGCTGGCTGTGGCGAGGATTCGCCGGCGAGCTCCCGGGCAGCGGATTCTCCACCGAGCACCCGAACTTGTTCGCGCGCTGTGGTCGGTTGTGCGGGAACAGCACGCGAATCGGCCGTCACCAACAGAGCTGGCCACATGGTTCGATCACGGGAGGTTGACATGAGAAGCGTTGCGGCAGAACTGCAGCCAACGATAAAGCCCGTCCTCTTGCGCAAGCCGTTCTCTCATCGATGATCACAGGGGTATGGTGACGCAGGTGGTAGGCACGGTTGTCGCTCACGAGGCAATCCCGTGCGCGCGCGCCCGGTACTGGACGCGACAGAACCGGTCGGTCCAAGCTCACAAATCGAACGCTTGTCGTCGGCGTGACCGAGAGTCATGCTGTGCTGAGGGCATTTTGCCCCTTTCGATGATCATCGGGGGGCCTCGTGGGACATGAACGCGGCGACGAGCCACGCCGCCTGGTCGTGCCGTCACGACTGGGGGTGGGCGAGCGACGGCAACTTCAGGACGCCGTCCGGCGGGTGGAGGCCCTGCGCCATCCCACGCTTCGTGATGTCTTGGTGACCGAGTTGGTCCACGAGTTCGGCGGAGCATTCGTGCCCCCCGACGGGCAGTCCGCTGACCCTGCATGGGACATCCTGTCCGCCTGCATCGAGGGCGGAGACCCTCACATACTGATCGATGTCTTGCGCCTCGTCGCGCCTCCCGCACGGGATATCGAGGATCTCGGTGCGCTCTTGGACGAGATCCTCCCCAGAGGACTGCTCACCGTGACCGAGCGACGGCAGGCCACCGATGCCCTCGATGAGCTGTCCGAGGCTGCTTTGAGCGACATTCTCGAGAGCAGAGAACTCGCCGACGCCCTCAGAGAGGTCATCGCCGCGACCGCCCCGGACCGACGACCTTCAGCACAGGAGGTCTTGGCCGTTCTCGAATCTCGCGCCGGGCACCACCCCGGGGCGGATTTTGCACTCATCACCTTCCTGGAAATGGCTGCCCACCGCCTCGGGGATGCCCAGAATCTGCTGCTCCACGATGTCTCCTTCCCCTTCGCCCGGCGCTTGGGCTTGCTCGACGAGGCCCGTTTGCTGTGCCGGGACATCATTGGCGAATCACCACCATCGGGACTGGATTCGTCGTCACCGGCAGCTGGTCAC is from Kineosporiaceae bacterium and encodes:
- a CDS encoding FxsB family radical SAM/SPASM domain protein produces the protein MQEWPLTGLNLQRVRGSGWRATPMNQFVLKLVGPCNLACDYCYVYTGADLSWRERPVTMSRAVLEATARRIAEHAREHALNGVSIVLHGGEPLMAGAALLAEAAVIMRESVPTSVTVSISVQTNGVLLDNRILDVCRDHSLRIGISLDGDQAHHDAHRRYQDGRGSYELTVAGLRRLLAPAYRDLFSGLLCTINLSNDPLAVYDSLLRFDPPVIDFLLPHGTWSSPPPGRQADTKTPYADWLITIFNRWAAAPTSEVEVRLFTEIIRVILTGTSRSDQVGLTPAAYLVIDTDGSMQQVDILKVAYPGAAETGLTVLEHPIEAVFDHPAIVARQLGIDGLSATCRACRLASTCGGGHYTHRYRPGTGFLNPSVYCADLEALFDHVAASLT